A region from the Kribbella shirazensis genome encodes:
- a CDS encoding diacylglycerol/lipid kinase family protein encodes MSSARRAAVIVNPVKVDGDEFRRTVETALTERGFEKPLWLETTEDDAGVTMARRAIEEQADLVLVAGGDGTVRVVCAELARTAIPVAVLPGGTGNLLARNLGISLELDVALTELLDGSQQRIDSVLVKGDQLPEDRFVVMAGLGLDAAIIEDAPDDLKKRVGWAAYVVSTLKNLNHPSVRVEITVDDQPPVRRRARTVVIGNVGTLQANIPLLPDATPDDGTIDAVVLAPRRITHWPRLALGLVIRSWRERHVERFTGHRIQVRADRPVRRQLDGDAVTEGANLVAEVDPSALVVRVP; translated from the coding sequence GTGAGTTCTGCCAGGCGGGCAGCCGTGATCGTGAACCCGGTGAAGGTCGACGGCGACGAGTTCCGCCGTACCGTCGAGACCGCGCTGACCGAGCGCGGGTTCGAGAAGCCGTTGTGGCTGGAGACGACCGAGGACGACGCCGGGGTCACCATGGCCCGCCGCGCGATCGAGGAACAGGCCGACCTGGTGCTGGTCGCCGGCGGCGACGGCACCGTCCGGGTGGTGTGCGCCGAGCTGGCGCGGACCGCGATCCCGGTCGCCGTTCTCCCGGGCGGCACCGGGAACCTGCTGGCCCGCAACCTCGGGATCTCCCTCGAGCTCGACGTCGCGCTGACCGAGCTGCTCGACGGCTCGCAACAGCGGATCGACAGCGTCCTGGTGAAGGGCGACCAGCTGCCCGAGGACCGGTTCGTGGTGATGGCAGGCCTCGGGCTGGACGCCGCGATCATCGAGGATGCCCCCGACGACCTGAAGAAGCGTGTCGGCTGGGCGGCGTACGTCGTCTCGACGCTGAAGAACCTCAACCATCCGTCGGTCCGGGTCGAGATCACGGTCGACGACCAGCCTCCGGTACGCCGCCGCGCGCGCACCGTGGTGATCGGCAACGTCGGCACCCTGCAGGCGAACATCCCGCTGCTCCCGGACGCCACGCCCGACGACGGCACGATCGACGCGGTCGTCCTCGCACCCCGCCGGATCACGCACTGGCCGCGGCTCGCGCTCGGCCTCGTGATCCGCTCCTGGCGCGAGCGGCACGTCGAACGCTTCACCGGACACCGCATCCAGGTCCGCGCCGACCGTCCGGTCCGGCGACAGCTCGACGGAGACGCCGTCACCGAAGGCGCCAACCTGGTCGCGGAGGTCGACCCCTCAGCCCTGGTCGTCCGCGTGCCCTGA
- a CDS encoding serine hydrolase: MSRLPRSTPDSQGLDAAALDTFVAALDAGKPEIQTLMLLRHGQVVLEQAWAPYRLEDPHLLFSVSKSFTSTAVGLAIDAGLLSLDDQVVSFFGADELPETISDNLAKMKVRHLLTMTTGHSKDTVEALSRDRRMVKIFLGLDVEHEPGSVFVYNSGATYMLSAILQRLTGERLLDYLRPRLFEPLGATEATWQVSKEGITVGGWGLSVNTESLACFGQLLLQHGEWQGRQLVPVEWYEAATSKQVPNDNEENPDWKQGYGFQFWRGRHNTYRGDGAFGQFCLVFPEYDAVLVITGATFDMQAILNTVWDHLLPALEGKDVPVLQRPERLELPPPSGPAPAGGDGRTYRFAADNLIGLGAVRIDPDGTGTFSFNDLSDGSRRELVCRAGGWQEQSAPGTVDDASPEVGERVVTSAYGDGDAFVATLRWVESPYIATLTCRVTGDIMTVDADLNVSFGPTEFTVVSEAMSQS, encoded by the coding sequence GTGAGCAGACTTCCACGGAGTACGCCAGATTCCCAGGGGCTGGACGCCGCAGCGCTCGACACGTTCGTCGCGGCGCTCGACGCGGGCAAGCCCGAGATCCAGACCCTGATGCTGCTGCGGCACGGTCAGGTGGTGCTCGAGCAGGCCTGGGCGCCGTACCGGCTGGAAGACCCGCATCTGCTGTTCTCCGTGTCGAAGAGCTTCACGTCGACAGCGGTCGGGCTGGCGATCGACGCCGGGCTGTTGTCGCTGGACGACCAGGTGGTCTCGTTCTTCGGCGCGGACGAGCTGCCGGAGACGATCAGCGACAACCTGGCCAAGATGAAGGTGCGGCATCTGCTGACGATGACGACAGGGCACTCGAAGGACACGGTCGAGGCGCTCAGCCGGGACCGCCGGATGGTGAAGATCTTCCTCGGCCTGGACGTGGAGCACGAGCCGGGCAGCGTGTTCGTCTACAACAGCGGCGCGACGTACATGCTGTCCGCAATCCTGCAGCGGCTGACCGGTGAGCGGCTGCTGGACTACCTGCGGCCGCGGTTGTTCGAGCCGCTCGGTGCCACCGAGGCCACCTGGCAGGTGTCGAAGGAGGGCATCACCGTCGGCGGCTGGGGGCTGAGCGTCAACACCGAGTCGCTGGCGTGCTTCGGGCAGCTGCTGCTGCAGCACGGCGAATGGCAGGGCAGACAGCTCGTCCCGGTCGAGTGGTACGAGGCAGCGACGTCGAAGCAGGTCCCCAACGACAACGAGGAGAATCCTGACTGGAAGCAGGGCTACGGCTTCCAGTTCTGGCGCGGCCGCCACAACACGTACCGCGGTGACGGCGCGTTCGGGCAGTTCTGCCTGGTGTTCCCGGAGTACGACGCCGTGCTCGTCATCACCGGTGCGACCTTTGACATGCAGGCGATCCTCAACACCGTGTGGGACCACCTGTTGCCGGCGCTCGAGGGCAAGGACGTGCCGGTGCTGCAGCGTCCGGAGCGGCTCGAGCTCCCGCCGCCGAGCGGTCCGGCGCCCGCGGGTGGTGACGGGCGGACGTACCGGTTCGCTGCGGACAACCTGATCGGCCTGGGCGCGGTCCGCATCGACCCGGACGGCACCGGCACGTTCAGCTTCAACGACCTGAGTGACGGCAGCAGACGCGAGTTGGTCTGCCGCGCCGGCGGATGGCAGGAGCAGTCCGCTCCAGGGACCGTCGACGACGCCAGTCCCGAGGTGGGCGAACGCGTCGTGACCAGCGCGTACGGCGACGGGGACGCGTTCGTGGCGACCCTCCGCTGGGTCGAGTCGCCGTACATCGCGACCCTGACCTGCCGCGTCACCGGCGACATCATGACGGTCGACGCGGACCTCAACGTCTCCTTCGGGCCGACCGAATTCACGGTTGTTTCGGAGGCCATGTCACAGAGCTGA
- a CDS encoding NAD-dependent epimerase/dehydratase family protein, translating to MKVLVAGATGGLGRSLVPQLVAAGHEVTGMIRSESGAAGVRAFGADVVLADGLDAAAVHAAVESARPEVVVHQMTALRAGVDFKHFDDSFALTNRLRIEGTDHLLAAARAAGVRRFVVQSYGGWNLQHGGSATKSEADPLDPTPVPAQRQTMAGIKHLESAVLNADGIEGVALRYANFYGPTAALGKGGAMVELVQKRRLPIIGDGTGVWSFIHYDDAAAATVKAIESDVTGVFQIADDDPAQAAVWLPEFARILGAKPPRHIPAWLGRLAVGDVGVAAFTEIRGADNSLAKQTFDWQPGYSSWREGFREGL from the coding sequence ATGAAGGTCTTGGTGGCAGGTGCGACCGGCGGACTGGGCCGGTCGCTGGTACCGCAGCTGGTCGCGGCCGGGCACGAGGTGACCGGGATGATCCGGTCCGAGTCCGGCGCGGCCGGAGTGCGGGCGTTCGGTGCGGACGTCGTACTCGCGGACGGGCTCGACGCCGCCGCCGTACACGCCGCGGTGGAGTCGGCCCGTCCCGAGGTCGTCGTCCATCAGATGACGGCGCTCAGGGCCGGGGTCGACTTCAAGCACTTCGACGACAGCTTCGCGCTGACGAACCGGCTGCGGATCGAAGGCACCGACCATCTGCTGGCCGCCGCACGAGCTGCCGGCGTACGACGGTTCGTCGTCCAGTCGTACGGCGGCTGGAACCTGCAGCACGGCGGGTCCGCGACGAAGAGCGAGGCGGACCCGCTCGACCCCACCCCGGTGCCCGCGCAGCGGCAGACGATGGCCGGGATCAAGCACCTCGAGTCGGCCGTGCTGAACGCCGACGGGATCGAGGGCGTCGCGCTTCGGTACGCCAACTTCTACGGGCCGACCGCCGCCCTCGGCAAGGGCGGCGCGATGGTGGAGCTCGTCCAGAAGCGCCGGCTCCCGATCATCGGCGACGGCACCGGGGTCTGGTCGTTCATCCACTACGACGACGCGGCCGCGGCGACGGTGAAGGCGATCGAGAGCGACGTCACCGGCGTGTTCCAGATCGCCGACGACGACCCTGCGCAGGCGGCGGTCTGGCTGCCCGAGTTCGCCAGGATCCTCGGCGCGAAGCCGCCGCGGCACATCCCCGCCTGGCTCGGCCGCCTCGCTGTCGGCGACGTCGGAGTGGCCGCGTTCACCGAGATCCGCGGCGCGGACAACAGCCTGGCCAAGCAGACCTTCGACTGGCAGCCCGGCTACAGCTCCTGGCGCGAAGGCTTCCGCGAAGGCCTCTGA
- a CDS encoding M20 family metallopeptidase — MSLTPAEQKVLDRIDEDLLVRITQELLRAPGQNPPGEEAATVAVLAAAAQELGLDVRSSTVEPDRENVSITLAGGNNPGLLLLGHTDVVPVGDGWTVDPYGGLLHEGRLYGRGASDMKGGLAAALVALAALRETPLTGPVELAALVDEEETGKGIRAYIGSGTNSRYVGCITAEPTDLQTIIAARGDSYLQVAIHGRASHAGNPDGGANAIYGAAAVVAEIERLHKELATAPHPLLGPATWSVGQINGGTGGSIVPADCVVVADRRLLPGESAAEVLADLGRRVAALDLEDRGLTVELAMPMEMPAFETAEDAPLVQITETARRDAGGRPMPLAGWTAACDGGYVARDLGVPVVVLGPGSVTTQAHRADESVAVADLVTAARAYTLTALRLLAVHVGG, encoded by the coding sequence ATGAGCCTGACGCCCGCCGAACAGAAGGTGCTGGACCGGATCGACGAGGACCTCCTCGTCCGGATCACGCAGGAGCTCCTCCGCGCTCCCGGCCAGAACCCGCCCGGCGAGGAAGCCGCCACGGTGGCCGTCCTCGCCGCGGCGGCGCAGGAACTCGGCCTCGACGTCCGCAGCTCGACCGTCGAGCCGGACCGGGAGAACGTCTCCATAACTCTTGCCGGTGGCAACAATCCCGGACTGCTCCTGCTCGGCCACACCGACGTCGTCCCGGTCGGCGACGGCTGGACGGTCGATCCGTACGGCGGCCTGCTCCACGAAGGCCGCCTCTACGGCCGCGGCGCCTCCGACATGAAGGGCGGCCTGGCCGCAGCCCTCGTCGCACTGGCCGCCCTCCGCGAAACCCCACTCACCGGCCCGGTCGAACTAGCCGCCCTGGTCGACGAGGAAGAAACCGGCAAAGGCATCCGCGCCTATATCGGCTCCGGCACGAACAGTCGGTACGTCGGGTGCATCACTGCCGAGCCGACCGACCTGCAGACGATCATCGCGGCGCGCGGTGACTCCTATCTCCAGGTAGCGATCCACGGGCGCGCATCACACGCGGGCAACCCGGACGGCGGCGCGAACGCGATCTACGGCGCGGCCGCCGTTGTCGCCGAGATCGAACGTCTGCACAAGGAACTCGCGACCGCACCGCACCCGTTGCTGGGCCCGGCGACCTGGAGCGTCGGGCAGATCAACGGCGGCACCGGCGGGTCGATCGTCCCCGCGGACTGCGTCGTCGTCGCCGACCGCCGACTGCTTCCCGGCGAATCCGCCGCGGAGGTTCTCGCGGACCTCGGCCGCCGGGTGGCTGCGCTCGACCTGGAGGACCGCGGGTTAACGGTCGAGCTCGCGATGCCGATGGAGATGCCGGCGTTCGAGACCGCCGAGGACGCGCCGCTCGTGCAGATCACCGAGACGGCGCGGCGCGACGCCGGCGGTCGGCCGATGCCGCTTGCGGGCTGGACCGCGGCCTGCGACGGCGGGTACGTCGCGCGCGATCTCGGCGTACCGGTCGTGGTCCTCGGCCCCGGCTCCGTCACCACCCAGGCCCACCGCGCCGACGAGTCCGTCGCCGTGGCTGACCTCGTCACAGCCGCACGTGCCTACACCCTCACAGCCCTCCGCCTCCTGGCGGTCCACGTCGGAGGTTGA
- a CDS encoding amidase family protein, with the protein MDTAGAISERIRTGQVSSREVTEELLARIADDTQVNAVVEVRREDALAAAERADVMVTEGAAVGPLHGVPMTVKDCFDVAGMHTTWGNPAFAGNLAAHDAAVVERLQRAGAVVVGKSNVHTMLADFGQTANEIYGRTNNPADLGRTPGGSSGGGAAALAADLTYLEYGSDLVGSIRLPAAYCGVYGLRPTNGLVPLRGFQVPGTPYLPSELPNLSTIGPLARSAADLRTALRATAGPDAPYSYHLRPPRHTRLQDYRVGVFGRQVELFFALHGDSDSELSLADLLDLERRRMRARRKWQRYFEDVDVFLCPTSFTVAFPHGSTTIDGLPYETQVFWIAHASLTGHPALSMPIGRTPEGLPVGGQVIGPWHEDDTAITFAELLAG; encoded by the coding sequence ATGGACACAGCGGGAGCGATTTCGGAGCGGATCCGCACAGGTCAGGTGTCGTCGCGTGAGGTGACGGAGGAGTTGCTCGCGCGGATCGCGGACGATACCCAGGTCAACGCGGTCGTCGAGGTCCGACGTGAAGACGCGTTGGCCGCGGCCGAGCGCGCCGATGTGATGGTGACCGAGGGCGCAGCGGTTGGGCCGCTGCACGGCGTACCGATGACGGTCAAGGACTGCTTCGACGTGGCAGGGATGCACACCACCTGGGGCAATCCGGCGTTTGCCGGCAACCTCGCCGCCCACGACGCGGCGGTTGTGGAGCGGCTCCAGCGCGCCGGCGCGGTCGTCGTCGGGAAGAGCAACGTGCACACGATGCTCGCGGACTTCGGGCAGACCGCGAACGAGATCTACGGACGGACGAACAACCCCGCGGACCTCGGCCGTACACCGGGCGGATCGAGCGGCGGCGGCGCGGCAGCGCTTGCCGCGGACCTCACCTATCTGGAGTACGGCTCCGACCTGGTCGGGTCGATCCGCCTTCCGGCGGCGTACTGCGGCGTCTACGGGCTCAGGCCCACCAACGGCCTGGTCCCCCTGCGTGGCTTCCAGGTCCCCGGCACGCCGTACCTCCCGAGCGAACTGCCCAACTTGTCGACAATCGGACCACTCGCCCGCTCCGCCGCCGACCTGCGGACCGCACTGCGCGCGACCGCCGGCCCCGACGCGCCGTACTCGTACCACCTCCGCCCGCCCCGGCACACCCGCCTCCAGGACTACCGCGTCGGCGTCTTCGGCCGCCAGGTCGAGCTGTTCTTCGCGCTGCACGGCGACTCCGACAGCGAGCTGTCACTCGCGGATCTGCTCGACCTCGAGCGGCGCCGGATGAGGGCACGCAGGAAGTGGCAGCGGTACTTCGAGGACGTCGACGTCTTCCTGTGCCCGACGAGCTTCACCGTCGCGTTCCCCCACGGCTCGACGACCATCGACGGGCTGCCGTACGAAACGCAGGTGTTCTGGATCGCGCACGCGTCGCTGACCGGGCACCCCGCACTCAGCATGCCGATCGGACGCACCCCGGAAGGGTTGCCGGTGGGCGGTCAGGTGATCGGCCCGTGGCACGAGGACGACACCGCGATCACGTTCGCCGAGCTCCTGGCTGGTTGA
- a CDS encoding MerR family transcriptional regulator has protein sequence MFAIGEFARHGRVSIRMLRHYDAIGLLRPAYVDPVTGYRSYTAGQLADLNRIVALKDLGFSLDQVGTMIADDLGPAEMRAMLTLRRAQLETTLAESHARLAQVESRLRGLEADVPAADVVVKELPAVRLVGLTATAPSFTPDDITPVVHPLCAELGRRLPDADVRPSGRLTCLYEQESEAEVVVRATVPAAVDAGGNLNGLDVIDLPAVQAATLVHRGPIDQVLPSWQALARWLDDNGRRAAEPARELYLDVPEDPEDWVTELHQPLTAD, from the coding sequence ATGTTCGCCATCGGTGAGTTCGCCCGCCACGGCCGGGTGTCGATTCGGATGCTGCGGCACTACGACGCGATCGGCCTGCTGCGACCGGCGTACGTCGACCCCGTCACCGGCTACCGCAGTTACACCGCTGGTCAGCTCGCCGACCTGAACCGGATCGTCGCCCTCAAGGATCTCGGCTTCTCCCTCGACCAGGTCGGCACGATGATCGCGGACGACCTCGGCCCGGCCGAAATGCGCGCGATGCTCACGCTGCGCCGCGCGCAACTGGAAACCACGCTGGCCGAAAGCCATGCGCGGCTCGCCCAGGTCGAGTCACGCCTGCGCGGTCTGGAGGCCGACGTCCCGGCCGCGGACGTCGTGGTCAAGGAGCTGCCCGCCGTACGGCTCGTCGGCCTGACCGCGACTGCCCCGAGCTTCACGCCTGACGACATCACGCCCGTGGTGCACCCCCTGTGCGCGGAGCTCGGCCGGCGGTTGCCGGACGCCGACGTCCGCCCCTCGGGCCGTTTGACTTGTCTGTACGAGCAGGAGTCCGAGGCCGAGGTCGTCGTCCGCGCGACGGTACCGGCCGCGGTCGATGCCGGAGGCAACCTCAACGGGCTCGACGTGATCGATCTACCCGCCGTGCAGGCGGCGACGCTCGTGCATCGCGGGCCGATCGACCAGGTCCTGCCGTCCTGGCAGGCGTTGGCCCGCTGGCTCGACGACAACGGCCGACGCGCCGCCGAGCCGGCCCGCGAGCTCTACCTCGACGTTCCGGAGGACCCGGAAGACTGGGTCACCGAACTGCACCAGCCGCTCACAGCCGACTGA
- a CDS encoding DUF3830 family protein yields MSKHITVSLDKRGVTCVAKLLEDVAPRTCAAVWDALPLSAPVFHGKYARNEIYTLLPGFAPDPGKENTTVTPIPGDLCWFSFDSDDLGNPAYGYENTTGTGTTGAIVDLAVFYGRNNLLINGDQGWVPGNVFGAVTENLEEFAAACQDLWMGGARGETLSFSRL; encoded by the coding sequence GTGAGCAAACACATCACCGTCAGCTTGGACAAGCGTGGCGTGACCTGCGTGGCGAAGCTGCTCGAGGACGTGGCGCCGCGGACCTGCGCGGCGGTGTGGGACGCGCTGCCGCTGTCGGCACCGGTGTTCCACGGCAAGTACGCGCGGAACGAGATCTATACGCTGCTGCCCGGGTTCGCTCCCGATCCCGGCAAGGAGAACACGACGGTCACGCCGATCCCGGGGGACCTGTGCTGGTTCTCGTTCGACTCCGACGATCTCGGGAACCCGGCGTACGGGTACGAGAACACGACGGGTACCGGCACGACCGGGGCGATCGTCGATCTGGCGGTGTTCTACGGGCGCAACAACCTGCTGATCAACGGCGATCAGGGATGGGTGCCGGGCAACGTCTTCGGTGCGGTGACCGAGAACCTCGAGGAGTTCGCCGCGGCCTGTCAGGACCTGTGGATGGGCGGCGCCCGCGGCGAGACACTGTCCTTCAGTCGGCTGTGA
- a CDS encoding amidase — MTQATELVEGYRTGALSPVEATSAALDAIERYDDQVNAFVLVDAEGALAAAKESEARWHAGTPLGPGDGVPTSVKDALWTKGWPTLRGSTMIDPAGPWDEDAPSVARLRETGAVILGKTTTPEYSWKGVTDSFTYGATGNPWDPAKTSGGSSGGSATAVGLGMGVWSLGTDGGGSVRIPAAFTGTVALKPTYGLIPLYPPSAFGTLSHAGPMTRTVRDAAALLDVVSGFDPRDWSAMPTPGRSFLDGLDDGVAGLRIGFSANLGYVRNDPEVEALVRTAVGVLADLGAEVVEVDPGFTDPIDAFNVLWWSGAAKVLSAYTVDDRVDPGLRRVAALGSAYTASDFLDATAVRMDLGTLMGRFHQRYDVLVTPTLPITAFPVGQDVPDGSASPDWTGWTPYTYPFNLTQQPALSVPCGFTQAGLPVGLQVVAPRHADALTLRVGQAYQAATDWHRRTPTLEAQ, encoded by the coding sequence ATGACACAAGCAACCGAGTTGGTCGAGGGCTACCGGACCGGTGCGCTGTCTCCGGTCGAAGCGACCAGCGCCGCGCTGGACGCGATCGAGCGGTACGACGACCAGGTCAACGCTTTCGTGCTCGTCGATGCCGAGGGCGCGCTGGCCGCGGCCAAGGAGTCGGAAGCCCGTTGGCACGCGGGCACGCCGCTCGGCCCCGGTGACGGCGTACCGACGTCCGTCAAGGACGCATTGTGGACAAAAGGATGGCCGACACTGCGCGGCAGCACGATGATCGACCCGGCCGGGCCGTGGGACGAGGACGCGCCGTCGGTGGCTCGCTTGCGGGAGACGGGCGCGGTCATCCTCGGGAAGACGACCACCCCGGAGTACTCCTGGAAGGGCGTCACGGATTCCTTCACGTACGGCGCGACGGGTAACCCGTGGGATCCCGCGAAGACGTCCGGCGGTTCGAGCGGCGGATCGGCGACCGCGGTCGGCCTCGGGATGGGCGTGTGGTCGCTCGGCACGGACGGCGGGGGATCGGTACGGATCCCGGCCGCGTTCACCGGAACGGTCGCGTTGAAGCCGACGTACGGACTGATCCCGCTGTATCCGCCGAGCGCGTTCGGAACGTTGTCACACGCGGGGCCGATGACGCGGACCGTGCGCGACGCGGCGGCGCTGCTCGACGTCGTGTCCGGGTTCGACCCGCGGGACTGGTCGGCGATGCCGACGCCGGGCCGGTCGTTCCTGGACGGTCTGGACGACGGTGTCGCCGGGCTGCGGATCGGTTTCTCGGCGAACCTCGGGTACGTCCGCAACGATCCTGAGGTCGAGGCGCTGGTGCGGACCGCGGTCGGCGTCCTCGCGGACCTCGGGGCCGAAGTGGTGGAGGTGGACCCCGGCTTCACGGATCCGATCGACGCGTTCAACGTGCTGTGGTGGTCCGGGGCGGCGAAGGTGCTGTCGGCGTACACGGTCGACGATCGGGTCGATCCGGGACTGCGGCGGGTCGCTGCGCTCGGGTCGGCGTACACGGCCTCGGACTTCCTCGACGCGACCGCCGTGCGGATGGACCTCGGGACGTTGATGGGGCGGTTCCACCAGCGGTACGACGTACTCGTCACGCCGACGTTGCCGATCACCGCGTTCCCGGTGGGCCAGGACGTGCCGGACGGTTCGGCGTCGCCGGACTGGACCGGCTGGACGCCGTACACGTATCCGTTCAACCTCACGCAGCAGCCGGCGTTGAGTGTGCCCTGCGGGTTCACCCAGGCAGGTTTGCCGGTGGGGCTGCAGGTGGTCGCGCCGCGGCATGCCGATGCGCTGACGTTGCGGGTCGGTCAGGCGTACCAGGCCGCGACGGACTGGCACCGGCGTACCCCGACTTTGGAGGCCCAGTGA
- a CDS encoding D-2-hydroxyacid dehydrogenase, protein MLCERATDRPPGLEGLPVEFRYCAADGLRAAVRGAQVLMLWDFFSTAVRDVWAEAGSLEWIHVTAAGVDTLLFDELRDSAVVVTNAHGVFDRPIAEYVLGAVIAHAKDSLRSYDLQRGRRWQHRETRSVLGARALVVGTGAIGRATARLLRAAGLEVRGAGRVARGDDPDFGTIVASSNLAAEVGWADHVVLAAPLTTATRGLVDATVLAAMRPGSHLVNVARGPIVDETALLAALGSGRIAATLDVFGTEPLPPEHPLWDAPNVTITAHMSGDVIGWRDALAAQFATNVRRWLAGEPLLNIVDKKLGYIPTGDR, encoded by the coding sequence GTGCTCTGTGAGCGGGCGACCGACCGTCCTCCGGGTCTCGAGGGCCTGCCGGTCGAATTCCGGTACTGCGCCGCGGACGGACTGCGCGCGGCGGTCCGGGGCGCCCAGGTGCTGATGCTGTGGGACTTCTTCTCGACCGCGGTCCGGGACGTCTGGGCCGAGGCTGGGTCGCTTGAGTGGATCCACGTCACCGCCGCGGGCGTCGACACGTTGCTGTTCGACGAGCTGCGCGACTCCGCTGTGGTGGTCACCAATGCACACGGCGTGTTCGACCGGCCGATCGCTGAGTACGTGCTCGGTGCGGTGATCGCGCACGCCAAGGACAGCCTGCGCAGCTACGACTTGCAGCGCGGTCGTCGGTGGCAGCACCGCGAGACCCGGAGCGTCCTGGGTGCGCGGGCACTGGTCGTCGGGACCGGTGCGATCGGAAGAGCGACGGCCCGGCTGCTTCGCGCCGCCGGGTTGGAGGTTCGGGGTGCCGGCCGGGTCGCTCGAGGGGACGACCCGGACTTCGGCACGATTGTTGCCAGCAGCAATCTTGCGGCCGAGGTCGGGTGGGCCGACCACGTCGTCCTCGCCGCGCCGTTGACCACCGCGACCCGAGGACTCGTCGACGCGACCGTTCTCGCTGCGATGCGGCCCGGGTCGCACCTTGTCAACGTTGCCCGCGGTCCGATTGTCGACGAAACCGCACTGCTCGCCGCGCTCGGCAGCGGAAGGATCGCGGCCACCCTCGACGTGTTCGGCACCGAACCGCTGCCGCCGGAGCATCCGCTCTGGGACGCGCCGAACGTGACGATCACGGCACACATGTCCGGTGACGTGATCGGCTGGCGGGATGCGCTCGCGGCCCAGTTCGCGACCAACGTCCGCCGCTGGCTGGCCGGCGAGCCGCTGCTGAACATTGTCGACAAGAAGCTTGGTTACATTCCGACAGGAGATCGATGA
- a CDS encoding Asp/Glu racemase → MSTRPITHPMPAAVPPLLQTGIGVVAPYDFALDRELWRWAPDDVTLHFTRTPYAPMAATVEMAVHISDPELIARTTYDVLAVAPLAVAYACTFGSFVGGLTGEHALVDAMVGAGAPAAVTTSGALLLALRRLGVNRIATVTPYTNDLTAGLTSFLTEAGVEVVATAGLGLIAQIWAVPYETTVELVQSVDSAAAEAIFISCTNLPTYDVIAGLEAALGKPVLTANQVTMWAVLELTGHTGIGPGQRLMSVR, encoded by the coding sequence ATGAGCACGCGTCCGATCACCCACCCGATGCCGGCAGCGGTCCCGCCGCTGTTGCAGACCGGCATCGGTGTCGTCGCGCCGTACGACTTCGCGCTCGACCGTGAGCTCTGGCGCTGGGCCCCCGACGACGTCACGCTGCACTTCACGCGGACGCCGTACGCACCGATGGCCGCGACCGTCGAGATGGCCGTGCACATCTCGGATCCGGAGCTGATCGCGCGGACGACGTACGACGTGCTCGCCGTGGCTCCGCTGGCGGTCGCGTACGCCTGCACGTTCGGCAGCTTCGTCGGCGGGCTGACCGGTGAACACGCGCTCGTGGACGCGATGGTCGGCGCCGGGGCGCCCGCCGCGGTGACCACCAGCGGCGCGTTGCTGCTCGCGCTGCGCCGGCTCGGCGTCAACCGGATCGCGACCGTCACGCCGTACACGAACGACCTGACCGCGGGGCTGACCTCGTTCCTCACCGAAGCAGGTGTCGAGGTGGTCGCGACGGCCGGACTCGGACTGATCGCGCAGATCTGGGCCGTCCCGTACGAGACGACCGTCGAGCTCGTCCAGAGTGTCGACAGCGCCGCCGCCGAGGCGATCTTCATCAGTTGCACCAACCTGCCGACGTACGACGTGATCGCCGGCCTGGAGGCCGCGCTCGGCAAACCGGTCCTGACCGCGAACCAGGTCACGATGTGGGCCGTCCTCGAACTCACCGGGCACACCGGCATCGGCCCCGGCCAGCGATTGATGAGCGTGCGATGA